The Oncorhynchus gorbuscha isolate QuinsamMale2020 ecotype Even-year unplaced genomic scaffold, OgorEven_v1.0 Un_scaffold_12882, whole genome shotgun sequence region GGtctatagtattactatagtattactccatcctaaggGATTCTATATGGTCctatccagtattactatagtattacttcATCCTAAGGGATTCTATATGGtctatagtattactatagtattactccatcctaaggGATTCTATATGGTTctatccagtattactatagtattacttcATCCTAAGGGATTCTATATGGTCCTGTCCAGTCCTATCCAGTTATATCTGATTCTATCTGGTTCTGGCCagtattccctccctccttccctcatcgGTAACCCAGGTGgtggttctgtcctgttctatccgGTTCTGACCAGTTATATCTGGTACTAACCAGTATTCTCCTCCCTCTGCAGTAACCCAGGTGGTGGTTCTGACCAGATCTATCTGGTACGAACCAGTATTCTCCTCCCTCTGCAGTAACCCAGGTGGTGGTTCTGACCAGTTCTATCTGGTACGAACCAGTATTCTCCTCCCTCTGCAGTAACCCAGGTGGTGGTTCTGACCAGTTCTATCTGGTTCTAACCAGTATTCTCCTCCCTCTGCAGTAACCCAGGTGGTGGTTCTGACCAGTTCTATCTGGTTCTAACCAGTATTCTCCTCCCTCTGCAGTAACCCAGGTGGTGGTTCTGACCAGTTCTATCTGGTTCTAACCagtattctcctctccctacagTAACCCAGGTGGTGGTTCTGACCAGTTCTATCTGGTTCAACCAGTATTCTCCTCCCTCTGCAGTAACCCAGGTGGTGGTACAGCAGCGCTGCTAAGAGACGACCGGCCAGATAACGTGTCCCCACTGTCAGGTCCCGGTTCTGACAGAGACCACACACACCCCTGGACTGTTCACCTGGCTCATCTTTGGAGCCCTCTTCTGCTTCCTGTGAGTTGACACACACACGGgccgacacacatacacatgcacatacaggaatacacacatacacatgcacatacaggaatacacacatacacatgcacatacaggaatacacatgcacatacaggaatacacacacacacatgcacatacaggaatacacacatacacatgcacatacaggaatacacacacacacacacatgcacatacaggaatacacacacacacatacacacatgc contains the following coding sequences:
- the LOC124030600 gene encoding lipopolysaccharide-induced tumor necrosis factor-alpha factor homolog translates to TTGQITCPHCQVPVLTETTHTPGLFTWLIFGALFCFLCMIFSCLPFCVESCQDVEHRCPNCKTVIHIHKRM